Sequence from the Miscanthus floridulus cultivar M001 chromosome 16, ASM1932011v1, whole genome shotgun sequence genome:
TTACCGAGTATCCTTGTAATCAAATCGTACTCAGTTCCCATTTGGCAGAACAGAACGTCATCATCCCTGATATCCCTTATGCCCTGAAATAAAAAAAAACGCTTTGATGAGTTATTAAGAATTTTAATATAAATATCAGAAGACAGACAAGCACATGGCAATCACAAAATAGTGCAGATTATAAAAAGTTAAACAATATTCTTGTAATGATGTGGCTTCGTTTCGCACGGCTCAACTTCACCATTAAAGTTGTATTTTTTTACAAAACAATTTTTTAATGAAGCTGAGTTATTTTAGGAAAATTGTTTGGCAAAAAGGATTCACGTGATGggtcaaataaataaaataactaGAATACCCCTTgtttatttttttctattttttctcaTGGTATTTTTCCCATCAAGTCCCCTCCCCCCTTTTCTCTTCCCCTTTCTCGGCATATATGACGCCGCCCCGTACTTCATGGGCCAAGCCCCTCCACTCTGCGCTGCCGCAAGCCCTCGCCCCTGCCTCCGCCCCCTGCGCTCTCCGCGCTGCCATAGGCCCTCTCCTCCATGAGGCGCCTTGCGCTGGACGCTAGGTGCCTGGGCAGTGCTCGCCGACACCGCCCTCCCCTACCTCCTTGCCTGCTTAATCGCCATCTCCAAGCTCACGCTGAGAGTGCCTCCCCCGGATGTTTTAGCCCCTTGTGGCAACCATATTTTTCTCATAcacttatactccctccgttcaaaaaatacaagtcgttttgacttttctagatacattgtttttgctATGCGCCTagttatacactatgtctaggtaCATGTAAGATAAAtacatctagaaaagtcaaaacgacttataatttagaaccgaGTGAGTACTATCTTATTACTTATAATTTATTGGACAGAGTGATGGAATTTAAGAATAACACGAATATATgccaaaaaaattaaaataaattatatttttttctatgaatTCCATATACCtgagaaatatatgtcaaattattcGTAAATATCGTCAAATTGTTCATAAatttcaaaaaagaaaaatacaaatTGTTCACACAAATTGTGGCCAGCACGGATGTCGGTGACAACCTGCCCACCCCGGCTGCCGCCGTGGCTGCCTTCCTCGCCACGAGCACGACCATCGACCGCGTGAAGCTTTGCAACGCGAACCCGGCGTTCCTGGATGTATTCGCCGCCAACGCCCCCTCCATCTCTGCGCTGTCGTCCTTCGCCGTCAGATCCACGGGCCTCGACGCGGCGCGCCGGTGGGTCCGCGACACCCTGTCCCTGCACGTCGTCGCCGACGCCAACGAGGTCCTCGGCCCCACCGTGACCGTGGTCCCCGACCTCGTCGTGGCGCTCCTCCCCGCCATGCGACGTCTCTCCCTGGCCCTCCAGCCCGAGAACCGCGGTGGTTGGTTGTTGGAAAGATTCAGTTGTTGGATTTATCCGAAAACAGCCGGATGTTGGATAGCGATTCTGATAAAAAAAGGTTCGCTCACACCACTCCCTCGCGGCCGCGCTGCTTCACTGCTTCCTTCTCTAGCTATATTCTCGAAACACTTCTAGGCAGTCGTCGGGGTTCGAGCAATGGAGCCAGTCGCCCTCCACCTCCTGCTCCCGGCGCGCACCGGGCGCCCTCCGCTacccgccgccgcggccaccgtGCCGTCACCAAGCTCCAGGAGGCCGCTAAGCGGCACGTTGCTGCCGGCGCCACGGCGCCCACGTCGCGGAGCTCGTCTCCGGGTGTCATCGGCGTCCGCCGTGGCGGCCGAGGAAGACGCACGTGTTAAAAactgtggatcgactagggtagatctagacGGTTTGCTGTTGAACATGATGAACTAGAATAAGTAGAGAGTGGGAGATAGGGTAGAGatgctggtgttgaacctgagccttcAGACGAAGTTGCGGTTGtgctggccatcgctggttcggtgatggaggcagcacacgggcagcgacgggtggagtagaggttgcacggacgtcgatgcagtgctgtcggggcgtagcagtgacgacggcgaggatcagcggagcttcccgtcgctggttacgcgccctcttagatcggtctagggtttgtcggtgggtttgcggctcacggcgaacctcgtgctttgagccgccggcccccacctctttatatagcgtagtgcgacgggggcccaccaaccatgtagggttgggcgcccccgatcagggcgcgtgaccaaggcccaataagccgttgggcttattggttaggagatcaatctaacattctcccccttgatctcactattacttttatctttaaactttaaaacttcaatccttttatccttactcatttcttcacagatgatgcatagagcatgtctcatcgtcacggtcaatcgccgatagatttaacagctacaatgcacgcctctgatctgaaatagttactttaacttttgggccattcatagtccaggaatcataggctttcccttaaacccatgccggctacatgttctctgaacacgttgggtggtaagccttttgtaagcggatccgcgagcatcttttcggtacttatatgcttaagacttatcatttgatcccggactttatccttcacaacataatactttatgtcaatgtgtttggcagcaccacttgacctattgttgtgagcatactgtactgctggattattatcgcagtataacttcagtggtctattgatgtcgtcaaccaccttcaaaccgggtatgaacttctttagccagttcacctgccccgttgcttcataacacgctacaaactcggcatacattgtggacgatgtagtgacggtttgctttcagcttttccatgaaatagctcccactgtgagagtaaacacatatccagacttggattttctattatctcccgcataatcagaatctgaatatcccactatatggagtgaatcagatcttctatacgtcatcatgaggcctttcattccttgcaaataacgcaagactttctttaccaatttccagtgttctattccaggattgctctagaatctgccaagtaacccggtaacaaatgccaagtcagggcgcgtacacacttgagcatattgcaagcttccgacagctaaagcatatggaaccactttcatttgatcgatctcatattggttcctggggcattgaaaatccccatatctgtcgcccttgactataggagcaggtgagggactacatttgtgcatactgaatttctttaagactttttctatgtataccttttgtgacagtcctaatacccctttacttctatctcggtgaatctcgatccttagaacgaacaaagcttcaccaagatctttcatatcaaactttgaggacaaaaacttctttgtctccagtagtagactggcatcactactagcaagtaagatatcatccacatacaggacaaggaagataaacttcccattcttaaactttgcatagacacaattgtcctcaacattatccttaaacccaaaattctttattgtctgatcaaacttcaagtaccactgtcttgaagcttgttttaatccataaatagattttttaggcggcatcccaaacgtttttttccttccatgacaaaacctttcggttgtgccatgtaaacattttcctctaagtctccgttgagaaatgccgtctttacatccatctgatgtaattccaaatcgtaatgtgccactaatgccattatgattctgaaggaatcctttcaagagactggagaaaaggtctcattgtaatcaatcccttctctttgtgtaaagccttttgccacaagtcgggctttatatctctctatattcccttgagagtcaagttttgttttgtagacccatttacagcctactgttttggctcctttaggaattatctccaaattccaaactttatttgcattcattgatctcatctcatcttccatggcctcagccactttgatgaatgatcacttttcatggcttcttcaaatgaggtgggatcatcctctatttgaaattcttcaatgttgtacacttcataatcagcaggaatagctgattttctaactctttgagaccttctaggggcctcctcaattggcacattttctgtctGAGGCTGTtgctgctccccctcatgtgtggcaataggttctataggatcctgaggcatagattcctcatcatcattcattgttgccacaggcgggataacaacaggtgctgacaccacagtgtcttgtactgttggtgcagcaacagcaggtagtgagaaaaatggctcatgaatgataggagtgggtgcatacacccgcttctcttcaaggtcaatttctcgagctaccatgcttcccctaatcatttcatcctctaggaagacagcgtgtctcgtttccacaaactttgtatgtctgttaggacagtagaaatgaaaaccttttgacttttctgggtagccaatgaaatggcaactcactgttttgggatctagcttcccaatgtttgggttaaaaactttagcctcagcagagctcccccacacacgcaagtggttaagtgagggtactcttcctgtcaacaactcatacggtgttttgggcactgacttacttggtactctattgagaatatgaatgacggtttttaacgcctccatccacagactcgtgggtaaagtggagtaacttatcatactacgcaccatatccattagggtacggttacgcctttcagctactccattctgttgaggttcgcccggtgttgaatactgggcgactataccattctcctgtaagaaccttgcaaaaggtccaggaacttgtccatatggggtatgccgaccgtagtactctcctccacggtcagacctgactatcttaatctttaaatcatgctgattttcaacttctactttaaatattttaaatttatccaacgcttctgttctttctttaattggataaatgtagcccaaccgagagtaatcgtctgtgaatgttatgaatgaatcataaccatccacacttttcacaggaaaaggaccacatatgtctgtgtgaataatctgtagaattcctgcgcttcgtttggcatctttcttaattttcttcacatactttccttttatgcaatctctacattgttctaactctgagagctctaatggaggaagaatatcattcttcactagtctttctattctccccctcaaaatatggcctaaacgacagtgccataatttcgacaacgcatcgtgagctctctttcgttttctgtttccattgttcgatgaggatacattttcatttacatcacatacggaattcacattttcacgaagtgataacaaataaaactcgtcttgtcggaaggcaagaccaacacatttattattaaacaatatccgacatttgccatttccaaaatggcaatcataaccatcatggtccaactttgatacactaatcaggtttctttgcaaagaaggtacataaagaacatctctaagaaaaagtatgaagccatctggaagctctagaggaagatctccaacggcctcaacatctgcttgtactccatttgcgactttaatgaaactttcgcttctttgcaaagttctcatcgaacggaatctctgtaatgaattagcaacatgaatagttgcacctgaatcaatccatcaagtagattttgaaaactttacatacaaggattcatttacgaacgtaataatgttctcacctttattcttcataatcatctttaagaaatcaggacaattctttttataatgtcccgtcttcttgtagtggagacactggtctttagccactgggaattgctagttctgagactgttgcatgggaccttttccagatgacttggaggaagagctgttattatagttctttttcttatcttttaggcagttgacagaaccaccttgtgaaacttttattctttcctcctcctacacacacatggctatgagcttttccaaatcccatttttcaggctgtatgttgtaattaacaacaaaggtgtcaaattctttgggcaaagaagcaaaaatcaaatgaataagaaactcatccttaagTGCCAAattcattggtttgagcttagatgccagattgctcattctcagtatgtgctctctaatgccactgccgccaccagagtacctttctgtaaccagctgcttgatcagctgggttgcatatgtctttgaagagccagtgaactgactctttattctatctaggtactctgtgaccgtgtcacagtctggaaatgagcccacaatagcaggctcaatcgtgttctttatcactgccaaacacttcttgttggcagtgacccatttcctatgctcaaggtcataggacatctttacgggagtaaaatcccgctctctgttctgccatgcagcatcagtctcatctgtctccctcaccggttctttgggacacggtgttgtgacaacccagtccacctcagcgaggataaaggccaggtctatctttttcttccactcaatatagttatcaccttttagagtggggatctctttgatacaactcatcaagttgtatcctcctaaaaacacaattcaaatagtgtgagaacagaaataacaacaataattgcatgccttagtttaatgttggtcaaaattaaaacatacaattattttatacattaaatctacatcaccgttgggcagaaatagaaataatgcataatcattaaaattataatattgctattaacaacgttggtcagaaaataacaatatcataatcaactcatatttatctcttggctcttaaaatcaaattctcccgttagttcgaatttaattaaaagtccataattactttaaatacgcagcggaaaattTAAATATGCCCATAATTATTTTTCCAGAAACTCTTAAATATTGCACTGTTCTCTGAACAAAATTGTCGTTGGACAAAATTTGCACAAAGATTTGCATCAACTTCCAATTGGAATtcatcaaatatatatatttttggaaaaataaaagaaaaactttgagctatttctattcatTAGGCCATTTCGGCCCAGCCAGCACACGCACGGCCCACGGCCTgctcacgcgcgcgcgcgccagcgCACCCAGCCCAGCTGCCGCGGCCCATCCGCGCGCTCCAGCGCACCCCCACGCCCAGGgcgcaacctaggcctaggccggGAATTCAGCCTCGCGCCCTTTCCCGCCTGGGCTGCGGCGCTGGCCCAGTCGCTCGTGGCCGTCCGTCCAGATCGAGCGGTGGAGCGCACAGCTCGGGGCATCAAAAGCCCGGCCGGCCGCCCCCCCTGAAAAAACCCTAGACCATTTCtctttctcctctcctctcccacgGCGACGGTAGCGAAGACGAAGGGAGCGCACGGCCACCTCGTCACCGGAGAAGAAGGGAAGACGACACCGGTGCCAAGcccctcgccggtgcgcgcgcTCGCCCATGGCAGAGCGCGTCGCCGTCGAGCGGCTTTGGACCGCTGTCCTGAGCCACGGCCGAGCCGGGCCTCTGTCCGCTCGCCAACCATGGCGGCGGTGATCACCGCCCGCACGGTGGTGGCTTTCCGCGCGACGGCGGTGTCGGGAGGACCGGGTAGGTTTCCCTCTTCATCTTTTTCCTTCCCcaaaacccgatctagggttagggttttatttctagggttagggttctttctGATCCGATCCGAGATCGGGATCCTTTTCATCCTTTTCCGTTTTCTTTGATTCGGATTTTGCACGatttcccgattagggttagggttaggattgggGATGAAACTGTTTTCTTTTTCCccccgatttgaaatcggttctcTTCCCTTCTCAGTCAATCACCGAGCGGGTTAGGATGTCGAGACCATGTCTCAATCTGTTCTCACTTTTCCCGTACTCGATTGAGGATTAGGGTTCGATTTCTTTCTTTCCCCGATCCAAATCTACCGCTAGAAaaaggctctggtaccattgttaaaaactgtggatcgactagggtagatctagacGGTTTGCTGTTGAACATGATGAACTAGAACAAGTAGAGAGTGGGAGATAGGGTAGAGatgctggtgttgaacctgagccttcAGACGAAGTCGCGGTTGtgctggccatcgctggttcggtgatggaggcagcacacgggcagcgacgggtggagtagaggttgcacggacgtcgatgcagtgctgtcggggcgtagcagtgacgacggcgaggatcagcggagcttcccgtcgctggttacgcgccctcttagatcggtctagggtttgtcggtgggtttgcggctcacggcaaaCCTTGTgttttgagccgccggcccccacctctttatatagcgcagtgcgacgggggcccaccaaccatgtagggttaggcgcccccgatcagggcgcatgaccaaggcccaataaaccgttgggcttattggttaggagatcaatctaacagcgCGGTCCGCGTCGGTgccccgggaggaggaggagggcgcgtTCGACTGGCTAGACCAGTGGTACCCGTTCGCCCCCGTGTGCGACCTCGACCCCGGCGCGCCGCACGGCAAGACGGTGCTGGGGCTCAGCGTCGTGGCCTGGTACGACCGCGGCGCCGGCGAGCGGCGCGTGTTCGAGGACGCCTGCCTGCACCGCCTCGCGCCGCTCTCCGAGGGCCGCATCGACAAGGGACGGCTCCAGTGCGTGTACCACGGCTGGTGCTTCGACGGCGCCGGCGCGTGCGCGTTCATCCCGCAGGCGCCAGCTCTCGGCCCGCCGGTGCACGAGAGCAGAAGGGCGTGCGTGGCGTCGTACCCCTGCGTGGTGCAGAACAACATCCTGTGGTTCTACCCGAGGGCCGACCCGGAGTACAAGGACGTGCTGCGGCGGAAACGGCCGCCGTACATCAAGGAGATCGACGACCCGTCCTTCGTCACCGCCTACGGCATCAGGGACCTCTGCTATGGGTAAACAGACCGTCAAACATGCATCAGGGATCTCATGATTATAAATGCTTCTTTCATTATTTTGCAAATTCACAATCCATCGCAGGTACGATATCTTGGCAGAGAACCTGATGGATCCTTCTCATGTCCCATATGCGCACAAGGGCCTGATCCGCCAAATGCGCAGAGCAGAAGATCCCGGGAGATACGTCCCTGATCTCTCATTCATCTTTGCCAATGCAAATTACCCTGAATTTTCAGAAAAGGATGTTCATTTACCGGTCTTGGAACGAAAATTCAGAGCCGCTGAGTGGTAGCGTTGCGTTTCTTCACAGTGGAGCACGACCGAGAAGGCGGCGGCCCGATCAAGCTGAAGATAGAGGAGGCGAGCATAGACGGGTTCCTGGCGTCCTGGGAACGCGGCCACTGGAAGTTCATGGCGCCGTGCACGTTCCACAGCTCAGGGACTAGCCAGCAGGTACGCATCCACTCGCTCCCCAATTCATCGTCAATGCAATGCAGGTGGCGACGCTGCAAGGAATCCAACAGAACGCCATTGTTTTGTTTCATTGGCCGTGCAGCCAAAGCCGGGCAAGAAGAAGGCGCCTCGGTTCATGCTCGTCGTCTTCTGCATCCCGGTGGGTCCTGGCCGGAGCAGGCTGATCTGGGCGTTCCCGAGGAACTTCGGCGTGTGGCTGGACATGGTCGTGCCACGGTGGGTCTACCACATCGCCCAGAACCGCGTGCTGGACTCGGATGCCTACATCCTCCATGTCGAGGTACGTAGGTAGCTGAAAGCTACCGGAATGTCTGAACGTTCTGTGCATCAGTGCATCGCTCACTCACTTGCAGCGTGTCATGTCAGGCTCTAACATGTTGGAATTATTGCAGGAGCGCAAGTTTTCCGCGATGGGCCTCGAGAACTGGCAGAGCAGGTGCTACGTGCCGGCGTCGTCGGACGCCATGAtcctcgccttcaggagctgGTTCAGGAAGCACAGCAAGAACCAGATCGGCTGGGCAACCCCACAGCCCGCCCGGCTGCCGCCGACCGCCACCAAGGACAGGCTCATGGAGAGGTACTGGTCGCACGTGGCGCAGTGCGCAAGCTGCAGCGCCGCGCTCAGGGCCATGAGGGCGGCCGAGGCCGCCTCGGTCGCCGCCGTCGGCTTCCTCGCCGTGGCCAGGGAGTCGGCGCTGCTCGCGTCGTCACCTGCCCGGAGAGCCGTGCTCGCGTGCGCCGCCGTGCTGTGCTTCGCCGCGTCGCGCTGGCTCGCCAGCTTCATCCAGAGGAACTTCTTCTTCCAGGATTACTCGCATGCTTACAAGTGACGTGGCGTGTTCTGGACGACGGGGATCCTGCGGTTTTGTTGCTCGAGAGCTTGTGGCCTTCGAGACACTGACTTTGACACGGATAGTCTTCTTTTTGCTTTGCACAAAATGAGAGAGCCTTTTTGGACCGTTAACGAGCTGGGTTCGGTTTTGACCTTTTTTAGGGCCGTTAATGGGCTGTGTGGTGTTTTGGTCTCTCGGGCCTTTTCCTTTGGTTCCCTTGGAATTTGAGGCTGTTTTATATATTGGGAATTGTCCACTTCGTAATCGTAACCGTTAAAGATCGTCTCTCTCGCACAAGAGttcttttttgttttcctttcctttttctttctgCCTATAAATAGCATGCATGGAATTACTCCTATTTTGATGCAATTTTATAGGTAGAACTGGCCTAACTAAAAATCTAGGTGTGGGGAAGGAATATTTTGCTCAATTCTTACCACATCTTTTGTCTAGTGTAAAATTCTTCTAGAACActcatttcttcttcttcttcttcttataacATGCTTACAAAATACAGACATACTCGGCCCGGGCATGATAcatcataatttttttttgcaacTCCAGTTTTATTGCGACCTATTTGGTTGAGCCTATTTGTTGGCAATTTGTGCTGTTTTGTGCTAGGTGTTTGAATAAGGTCATCTCGTGTCGGCAATTTGTGCTGTTTTAGGATGCAAGCGGACCTGTTAGTCAACTCGCAAATACACTTAATTTTACATGAAAACCGTAAAGATTAAGTCTAGATAGGCTCGCTTGCATTCCTAGGTAAAATCTCAATTATCGTGAAATTTGTGTGCTGTGTGCATTATTGGCTGGAATTTGTTTTTTTCTACCATTTCCATGGTGCAGGTGCAGTTGACTGTGAGCTGCTGAATCGCTTGGTCCATCCAACTGCTGCCGGCCCACAGGAGCCGCGCCCCCGCGACGCCACGACTCCCGCCAAACCACAGCCACGAGTTCCCTCCGCACCAGAAGCCCGCCGGAGtttcgccgccggccgccgccgccgcgcgatgGACCCCCTCTCCCTCCTGCAGCTCCCTCGCGCATCGCGCCCACCGCTCCCCctggccgcggccgccgcgccaTCGAGCTCCGCGAGGCTAAGCGTAAGCGGCGGCGCGCGCCCCGTGCCGAGGCGGTTGCGCCGGCGCGCCGCGCGGCTGTCGGTGTCCGCCGTGGCGACCGAGACGCCGCGGACCGAGGAGGAGCAGCCGTCACCGTCGCCGTCCGGGACGGAGCGGTTCGACTGGCTGGACCAGTGGTACCCGCTGGCGCCCGTGTGCGACCTCGACCCGCGCGCGCCGCACGGCAAGACGGTGCTGGGGCTCAGCGTCGTGGCCTGGTACGACCGCGGCGCCGGCGAGTGGCGCGTCTTCGACGACGCCTGCCCGCACCGCCTCGCGCCGCTCTCCGAGGGCCGGATCGACGACAGGGGCCGCCTCCAGTGCGTGTACCACGGCTGGTGCTTCGACGGCGCCGGCGCCTGCAAGTTCATCCCCCAGGCACCCGCCCTCGGCCCGCCGGTGCACACGAACAGCAGGGCGTGCGTGGCGTCGTACCCCTGCGTGGTGCAGAACAACATCCTGTGGTTCTACCCGAGGGCCGACCCGGAGTACAAGGACGTGCTGCAGAGGAAGCGGCCGCCGCTCATCCCTGAGATTGACGACCCGGAGTTCGTCACCGTCTATGGCATCAGAGACCTCCCTTACGGGTACACGATCCGGACTTTTCCCCGCTGAGTTTTGATCCCAGGATCTATCCAGCTGCATGCCTGCATTGCACATTTGAGCATTTGCAGTTCAGTCATAGACTCATAGTATGTGGCATTGTTGCATTGCAGGTATGATATTTTGGTTGAGAACCTTATGGATCCTGCTCATGTCCCGT
This genomic interval carries:
- the LOC136510261 gene encoding protochlorophyllide-dependent translocon component 52, chloroplastic-like, which codes for MAAVITARTVVAFRATAVSGGPARSASVPREEEEGAFDWLDQWYPFAPVCDLDPGAPHGKTVLGLSVVAWYDRGAGERRVFEDACLHRLAPLSEGRIDKGRLQCVYHGWCFDGAGACAFIPQAPALGPPVHESRRACVASYPCVVQNNILWFYPRADPEYKDVLRRKRPPYIKEIDDPSFVTAYGIRDLCYGYDILAENLMDPSHVPYAHKGLIRQMRRAEDPGRVEHDREGGGPIKLKIEEASIDGFLASWERGHWKFMAPCTFHSSGTSQQPKPGKKKAPRFMLVVFCIPVGPGRSRLIWAFPRNFGVWLDMVVPRWVYHIAQNRVLDSDAYILHVEERKFSAMGLENWQSRCYVPASSDAMILAFRSWFRKHSKNQIGWATPQPARLPPTATKDRLMERYWSHVAQCASCSAALRAMRAAEAASVAAVGFLAVARESALLASSPARRAVLACAAVLCFAASRWLASFIQRNFFFQDYSHAYK